One window of the Saccopteryx bilineata isolate mSacBil1 chromosome 2, mSacBil1_pri_phased_curated, whole genome shotgun sequence genome contains the following:
- the RHNO1 gene encoding RAD9, HUS1, RAD1-interacting nuclear orphan protein 1 — MPPRKKRRGTSQKAQLLFHQQPLEGPKHHYASPQLPITHTRQVPSKAIDHNVITSWVSPQFDTTAESWFPANRKRKHHHQDQARRSSRRSTTSKFPHLTFESPQSSSSATLGSPLTRECPNHSEDISGRHLVPVLSPQSCGEQSAHALENLPYMFIAPDIQTPESSSVKQVPAPTDQRENSLLHCSLHTSTPESPEPGPVLVKDTPEEKYGIKVTWRRRQHLFTYLRERGKLSKSQFLVKN, encoded by the exons ATGCCTCCCAGAAAAAAACGCCGCGGAACGTCCCAGAAAGCCCAGCTGCTATTCCACCAACAACCACTGGAGGGCCCCAAGCACCACTATGCATCGCCACAGCTTCCTATCACCCACACTAGACAAGTGCCCAGCAAGGCCATTGACCACAACGTCATCACTTCCTGG GTATCACCTCAGTTTGATACAACAGCAGAAAGCTGGTTCCCAGCCAACAGGAAACGGAAACATCATCACCAAGACCAGGCAAGACGTTCAAGTCGAAGATCTACCACCTCCAAGTTTCCACATCTAACATTTGAGAGTCCACAGTCTTCTAGTTCAGCCACACTTGGAAGCCCCTTAACCCGGGAGTGCCCCAATCATTCAGAGGACATTTCCGGAAGGCACTTAGTTCCAGTGCTCAGTCCCCAAAGCTGTGGGGAACAGTCAGCACATGCACTTGAAAACTTACCTTATATGTTCATTGCACCTGATATCCAGACCCCAGAGTCATCTTCTGTGAAACAGGTGCCTGCTCCCACAGATCAGAGGGAAAACAGCCTGCTACACTGCTCCCTTCACACTAGTACTCCTGAGAGCCCAGAACCTGGGCCTGTCCTGGTTAAAGACACTCCTGAGGAGAAGTATGGCATAAAAGTCACGTGGAGGAGACGACAGCACCTGTTTACTTACctcagggagagagggaagctgAGCAAAAGTCAGTTCCTTGTGAAAAACTGA